From one Phycodurus eques isolate BA_2022a chromosome 19, UOR_Pequ_1.1, whole genome shotgun sequence genomic stretch:
- the si:dkey-94f20.4 gene encoding synembryn-A isoform X2 → MVVDVEGIIRCIRDGDVSVVHTQLQEFNAEYAQCFFFDAEERDRRKFKKNKVRDCSDSDSDCDDQEDRGLLLRQSLAVVLVRFIRAGVPCHLLPVALRTLRILSRDKKVLGPLVTDDALLTLAKLAGLSTSETNDDVGDPDSDFYDNVISSLAEEVKTAPYCGDAADDEDDPNQECSAFEDDAKSEICSDPDSVSRRPSVNETHRGSIHHKELERGRKDRRESKMEGEDEEEDGTSGEEVQRKEALKVLCNVVYNSTWAQERFSALRLIGGLRERLSSSFSCSALSSVQFYELRLTFLVTALRPELSTQLQQEGGVSILSTALERCLEVQWKEQYECVLDPAAPPISLEASQRIIEILKILFNITHRSHRQAPMEADAALYRHLVAILRLCMMRKCVMPEDTDELQGHTVNLLSALPLQCLDVLLMVPLEPDSEQCHGVNMDCVHTLLLFMERRLESGDKVKEKLTPILNLLTESCRAHKQTRHYIRKYVLPPLRDVSQRPEEGCTVKSRLIRLMTHLDTDLKHCAADLIFVLCKENVRRFVKYTGYGNAAGLLATRGLLGGPTSRTSCSETTYSSDSDSDTEEYRQVKDRVNPVTGRLEAEQPDPMEGMTEEEKEKEAKRLIRIFNKLSRDNIIQPMGVDADGKLVPMAGLRENSLTEESASDNDTDELEKIQ, encoded by the exons ATGGTCGTGGACGTGGAAGGGATTATCCGGTGCATCAGGGACGGCGATGTGAGCGTGGTTCATACCCAGCTGCAAGAATTCAACGCAGAG TACGCCCAGTGTTTCTTCTTTGACGCAGAGGAGAGGGACAGGAGGAAA TTCAAGAAGAATAAAGTCAGGGACTGCAGTGATTCCGACTCTGACTGTGATGACCAGGAAGACCGTGGTCTCCTCCTCAGACAG AGTTTGGCCGTGGTGCTGGTGAGGTTCATAAGAGCAGGAGTCCCGTGTCATCTGCTGCCGGTGGCTCTGCGCACCCTGAGGATCCTCTCCAGAGACAAGAAGGTCCTGGGCCCCCTGGTGACCGACGACGCTCTCCTTACCCTGGCCAAGTTGGCCGGGCTGAGCACGAGCGAGACAAACGACGACGTCGGCGACCCCGACTCGGATTTCTACGACAACGTCATCTCTTCTCTCGCCGAGGAGGTCAAAACGGCGCCGTACTGCGGGGACGCCGCTGACGACGAGGACGACCCGAACCAAGAGTGCTCGGCCTTTGAGGACGATGCCAAAAGTGAGATCTGTAGCGATCCGGACAGCGTCAGCCGCAGGCCCAGCGTTAACGAAACGCACAGAGGGAGCATCCATCACAAGGAGCTGGAGCGAGGGAGGAAGGACCGCCGAGAGAGCAAGATGGAGggcgaggatgaggaggaggacggaACGTCGGGAGAGGAGGTGCAGAGGAAGGAGGCTTTAAAGGTGTTGTGTAACGTGGTGTACAACAGCACCTGGGCGCAGGAGAGGTTCAGCGCTCTCAG GCTCATAGGCGGCCTCCGAGAGCGTCTTTCCTCCAGTTTCAGTTGCTCGGCTCTCTCTAGTGTTCAGTTCTACGAATTACGACTCACTTTCCTAGTCACTGCGCTGCGACCTGAGCTTAGCACTCAGCTTCAGCAG gaGGGAGGCGTCTCCATCCTCTCAACCGCCCTGGAGCGCTGCCTGGAGGTTCAGTGGAAGGAGCAGTACGAGTGCGTGCTGGACCCGGCGGCGCCGCCCATTTCTCTGGAGGCCTCTCAGCGCATCATCGAGATCCtcaaaatccttttcaacatcACGCACAGGTCCCACAGGCAGGCGCCAATGGAG GCTGATGCAGCTCTTTACCGCCACCTAGTCGCAATCCTGCGTCTCTGCATGATGCGGAAGTGCGTGATGCCTGAGGATACTGATGAACTGCAAGG TCACACAGTCAACCTTTTGTCGGCGCTGCCTCTCCAGTGTCTTGACGTTCTCCTGATGGTGCCGCTGGAGCCTGACTCGGAGCAGTGCCATGGCGTCAACATGGACTGTGTCCACACCCTGCTGCTGTTCATGGAGAGACGCCTGGAATCG GGGGATAAAGTCAAAGAGAAACTGACGCCAATCCTCAATCTGCTGACAGAGAGCTGCCGAGCCCACAAACAAACACGCCACTACATcagaaaatat GTCCTGCCTCCTCTGCGAGACGTTTCCCAAAGGCCGGAGGAAGGCTGCACCGTGAAGAGTCGCCTGATCCGTCTCATGACTCACCTGGACACGGACCTCAAACACTGTGCTGCTGACCTCATTTTTGTCCTCTGCAAGGAAAATG TCCGGCGTTTTGTCAAATATACGGGCTATGGCAATGCCGCGGGTCTCTTGGCCACAAGGGGCCTTTTGGGCGGCCCGACGTCCAGAACCTCCTGCAGCGAGACCACCTACTCCAGCGACTCGGACTCGGATACCGAGGAATACCGTCAAGTTAAAGACCGAGTCAACCCGGTGACGGGGCGACTGGAAGCGGAACAGCCGGACCCCATGGAGGGCATGactgaggaggagaaggagaaggaggccAAGAGGCTCATCAGGATCTTCAACAAGCTGTCCAG GGATAATATTATTCAGCCAATGGGAGTGGACGCAGACGGGAAGCTGGTCCCGATGGCAGGACTGCGGGAGAACAGCCTCACAGAAGAGTCGGCGTCAGACAATGACACAGATGAACTCGAGAAGATTcaatga
- the si:dkey-94f20.4 gene encoding synembryn-A isoform X1: MVVDVEGIIRCIRDGDVSVVHTQLQEFNAEYAQCFFFDAEERDRRKQRKLEEFKKNKVRDCSDSDSDCDDQEDRGLLLRQSLAVVLVRFIRAGVPCHLLPVALRTLRILSRDKKVLGPLVTDDALLTLAKLAGLSTSETNDDVGDPDSDFYDNVISSLAEEVKTAPYCGDAADDEDDPNQECSAFEDDAKSEICSDPDSVSRRPSVNETHRGSIHHKELERGRKDRRESKMEGEDEEEDGTSGEEVQRKEALKVLCNVVYNSTWAQERFSALRLIGGLRERLSSSFSCSALSSVQFYELRLTFLVTALRPELSTQLQQEGGVSILSTALERCLEVQWKEQYECVLDPAAPPISLEASQRIIEILKILFNITHRSHRQAPMEADAALYRHLVAILRLCMMRKCVMPEDTDELQGHTVNLLSALPLQCLDVLLMVPLEPDSEQCHGVNMDCVHTLLLFMERRLESGDKVKEKLTPILNLLTESCRAHKQTRHYIRKYVLPPLRDVSQRPEEGCTVKSRLIRLMTHLDTDLKHCAADLIFVLCKENVRRFVKYTGYGNAAGLLATRGLLGGPTSRTSCSETTYSSDSDSDTEEYRQVKDRVNPVTGRLEAEQPDPMEGMTEEEKEKEAKRLIRIFNKLSRDNIIQPMGVDADGKLVPMAGLRENSLTEESASDNDTDELEKIQ, from the exons ATGGTCGTGGACGTGGAAGGGATTATCCGGTGCATCAGGGACGGCGATGTGAGCGTGGTTCATACCCAGCTGCAAGAATTCAACGCAGAG TACGCCCAGTGTTTCTTCTTTGACGCAGAGGAGAGGGACAGGAGGAAA CAAAGAAAACTGGAAGAG TTCAAGAAGAATAAAGTCAGGGACTGCAGTGATTCCGACTCTGACTGTGATGACCAGGAAGACCGTGGTCTCCTCCTCAGACAG AGTTTGGCCGTGGTGCTGGTGAGGTTCATAAGAGCAGGAGTCCCGTGTCATCTGCTGCCGGTGGCTCTGCGCACCCTGAGGATCCTCTCCAGAGACAAGAAGGTCCTGGGCCCCCTGGTGACCGACGACGCTCTCCTTACCCTGGCCAAGTTGGCCGGGCTGAGCACGAGCGAGACAAACGACGACGTCGGCGACCCCGACTCGGATTTCTACGACAACGTCATCTCTTCTCTCGCCGAGGAGGTCAAAACGGCGCCGTACTGCGGGGACGCCGCTGACGACGAGGACGACCCGAACCAAGAGTGCTCGGCCTTTGAGGACGATGCCAAAAGTGAGATCTGTAGCGATCCGGACAGCGTCAGCCGCAGGCCCAGCGTTAACGAAACGCACAGAGGGAGCATCCATCACAAGGAGCTGGAGCGAGGGAGGAAGGACCGCCGAGAGAGCAAGATGGAGggcgaggatgaggaggaggacggaACGTCGGGAGAGGAGGTGCAGAGGAAGGAGGCTTTAAAGGTGTTGTGTAACGTGGTGTACAACAGCACCTGGGCGCAGGAGAGGTTCAGCGCTCTCAG GCTCATAGGCGGCCTCCGAGAGCGTCTTTCCTCCAGTTTCAGTTGCTCGGCTCTCTCTAGTGTTCAGTTCTACGAATTACGACTCACTTTCCTAGTCACTGCGCTGCGACCTGAGCTTAGCACTCAGCTTCAGCAG gaGGGAGGCGTCTCCATCCTCTCAACCGCCCTGGAGCGCTGCCTGGAGGTTCAGTGGAAGGAGCAGTACGAGTGCGTGCTGGACCCGGCGGCGCCGCCCATTTCTCTGGAGGCCTCTCAGCGCATCATCGAGATCCtcaaaatccttttcaacatcACGCACAGGTCCCACAGGCAGGCGCCAATGGAG GCTGATGCAGCTCTTTACCGCCACCTAGTCGCAATCCTGCGTCTCTGCATGATGCGGAAGTGCGTGATGCCTGAGGATACTGATGAACTGCAAGG TCACACAGTCAACCTTTTGTCGGCGCTGCCTCTCCAGTGTCTTGACGTTCTCCTGATGGTGCCGCTGGAGCCTGACTCGGAGCAGTGCCATGGCGTCAACATGGACTGTGTCCACACCCTGCTGCTGTTCATGGAGAGACGCCTGGAATCG GGGGATAAAGTCAAAGAGAAACTGACGCCAATCCTCAATCTGCTGACAGAGAGCTGCCGAGCCCACAAACAAACACGCCACTACATcagaaaatat GTCCTGCCTCCTCTGCGAGACGTTTCCCAAAGGCCGGAGGAAGGCTGCACCGTGAAGAGTCGCCTGATCCGTCTCATGACTCACCTGGACACGGACCTCAAACACTGTGCTGCTGACCTCATTTTTGTCCTCTGCAAGGAAAATG TCCGGCGTTTTGTCAAATATACGGGCTATGGCAATGCCGCGGGTCTCTTGGCCACAAGGGGCCTTTTGGGCGGCCCGACGTCCAGAACCTCCTGCAGCGAGACCACCTACTCCAGCGACTCGGACTCGGATACCGAGGAATACCGTCAAGTTAAAGACCGAGTCAACCCGGTGACGGGGCGACTGGAAGCGGAACAGCCGGACCCCATGGAGGGCATGactgaggaggagaaggagaaggaggccAAGAGGCTCATCAGGATCTTCAACAAGCTGTCCAG GGATAATATTATTCAGCCAATGGGAGTGGACGCAGACGGGAAGCTGGTCCCGATGGCAGGACTGCGGGAGAACAGCCTCACAGAAGAGTCGGCGTCAGACAATGACACAGATGAACTCGAGAAGATTcaatga
- the irf3 gene encoding interferon regulatory factor 3, with protein sequence MAHSKPLIIQWLRAQIDSGTYPGVHWTNKQETEFCIPWKHALRQDSSDTDILIFKAWAKVSGNGRIHGEPSVWKRNFRCALRAKKFKMIADNKNDTANPHKVFRWPDESTLGDNSSAGRRSEHEPDCYDGSPIQESHVIPFTDEFLYCPIEESTPKEDILQMCLKQLNIEPQAEEAAAFALPPEQQEPQHQLVIGGRALPWQQPCPVAVEGAVGETGSPGQPAHPMAGAVGRACGGQLAKQFLDNVNKTKDGDHFKTQFRITVYYRGENVFEQLVANEAGFRLVYRPEQVETQVDQESGLSLVSLPRPFTKDQTQGKLTQRILDNLGEGLEVAVSGDVIYGQRRGEIKAFWSFSKFDQSGRPQEISKLQPHPLYPFKDFIQGILDFIELDSKECGPCSLVLCLGEKWPDPGNRPWTKKLIIVEVVLTSLELLKNIATEGGASSLKSVDLQMSLEEMIIG encoded by the exons ATGGCTCATTCCAAACCTCTGATCATCCAGTGGCTTCGGGCTCAGATTGACAGCGGCACGTATCCTGGTGTCCACTGGACCAACAAGCAGGAAACGGAATTTTGCATCCCTTGGAAACACGCCTTAAGACAAGACTCTTCGGATACCGACATTCTCATCTTCAAG GCCTGGGCAAAGGTGAGCGGCAACGGCCGCATCCATGGAGAGCCCTCGGTGTGGAAGAGGAACTTCCGATGTGCGCTGCgggccaaaaagttcaaaatGATCGCAGACAACAAGAACGACACAGCAAACCCTCACAAAGTGTTCCGCTGGCCAGATGAGTCAACTTTAGGAG acaactcCTCTGCTGGACGGCGGAGCGAACACGAGCCTGATTGCTACGACGGTTCTCCCATACAAGAA AGCCACGTCATCCCGTTCACGGATGAGTTCCTCTATTGTCCTATCGAAG AATCCACCCCCAAGGAGGACATTCTGCAGATGTGTCTCAAGCAACTCAACATTGAGCCTCAAGCAG AGGAAGCAGCAGCCTTTGCGCTCCCTCCCGAGCAACAGGAGCCGCAGCACCAGCTCGTGATAGGCGGTCGCGCGTTGCCGTGGCAACAGCCGTGTCCAGTCGCGGTGGAGGGTGCAGTCGGCGAAACCGGGTCGCCTGGGCAACCGGCGCATCCAATGGCGGGAGCTGTGGGTAGGGCGTGCGGGGGCCAATTAGCGAAGCAGTTTTTAGACAACGTTAACAAGACCAAGGATGGAGATCATTTca AGACCCAATTTAGGATCACTGTGTACTACAGAGGGGAGAATGTGTTTGAGCAGCTGGTTGCCAATGAAGCTGGATTCCGCTTAGTTTACAG GCCCGAACAGGTGGAGACGCAGGTGGACCAGGAATCGGGCCTGTCTCTGGTCTCCCTGCCAAGACCCTTCACCAAGGATCAAACCCAAGGCAAGCTGACCCAGCGCATCCTGGACAATCTGGGCGAGGGCTTGGAGGTGGCCGTGTCGGGTGACGTCATTTACGGCCAGAGACGAGGCGAAATCAAAGCTTTCTGGAGCTTCTCCAAGTTCGACCAGAGCGGACGGCCCCAGGAAATCTCCAAACTGCAGCCGCATCCGCTTTACCCGTTCAAGGACTTTATCCAAG GGATACTAGACTTTATAGAACTTGATAGCAAAGAGTGTGGTCCTTGCTCCCTCGTCCTTTGCCTGGGGGAGAAGTGGCCTGACCCAGGCAACAGGCCTTGGACCAAGAAACTCATCATTGTGGAG GTTGTACTCACGTCTCTGGAACTCTTGAAGAACATAGCAACGGAGGGCGGTGCTTCCTCCCTGAAGTCCGTCGACCTGCAAATGTCGCTGGAAGAGATGATCATAGGCTGA